Proteins encoded within one genomic window of Acidiferrobacter thiooxydans:
- the aprA gene encoding adenylyl-sulfate reductase subunit alpha has protein sequence MAYNTVVEDNIDILVVGAGLGGTGAAWEARYWGQDKKIVIAEKANMDRSGAVAQGLYAINCYMGTRWGENKPEDHVRYARMDLMGMVREDLLFDMARHVDSAVHQFEEWGLPIMRDPKTGAYQREGRWQIMIHGESYKPIVAEAAKKSADKVFNRVCITHLLMDDAKENRVAGAVGFNVRTGDYHVFKSKTVIVGAGGASNIFKPRSVGEGAGRVWYAPWSSGSAYGLMIQAGAKMTQMENRIVLARFKDGYGPVGAYFLHLKTYTQNCNGEEYESKWFPALTEMVGKEYLDTEGQHLSHKPIPTCLRNHAFISEVNAGRGPIHMVTMEAFQDPHLEEIGWHNFLGMTVGQAVLWAATDVNPKYENPELTTSEPYVMGSHATGCGAWCSGPEDISPPEYYWGYNRMTTVEGLFGAGDAVGGTPHAFSSGSFTEGRLAAKAACKYIDDGKAEGIQISDAQIQRRGEEIFKPMEHYRVNRNEITAGSVNPHYINPRQGLDRLQKLMDEYCAGATVNYMTNDKLLQIGLKKLKIMEEDLEKIAAEDIHELLRAWELKHRHLTSEAVMQHTLFRKETRWPGYYYRGDAMKLDDANWHVLTVSRRNPETGEYTMEKAPCYHLVGKNE, from the coding sequence ATGGCTTACAACACGGTTGTCGAAGACAATATCGACATACTTGTCGTAGGAGCGGGCCTGGGCGGCACGGGCGCCGCGTGGGAAGCGCGCTATTGGGGGCAGGACAAGAAGATCGTCATCGCCGAAAAGGCCAATATGGACCGTTCGGGTGCGGTGGCTCAGGGCCTCTACGCAATCAACTGTTACATGGGTACGCGCTGGGGCGAGAACAAGCCTGAAGATCACGTCCGTTACGCGCGGATGGACCTGATGGGGATGGTGCGCGAAGACCTGCTGTTCGATATGGCGCGTCACGTTGATTCAGCCGTTCACCAGTTCGAGGAGTGGGGCCTGCCGATAATGCGCGATCCCAAGACCGGCGCTTATCAGCGCGAAGGGCGTTGGCAGATCATGATTCACGGCGAATCCTACAAGCCGATCGTCGCCGAGGCCGCCAAGAAATCCGCCGACAAGGTCTTCAACCGGGTCTGCATCACTCATCTGTTGATGGATGATGCCAAGGAGAACCGCGTGGCCGGTGCGGTCGGCTTTAACGTCCGTACCGGTGATTACCACGTCTTCAAGTCCAAGACGGTGATTGTTGGGGCGGGCGGAGCCTCCAACATATTCAAGCCGCGCTCAGTCGGTGAAGGTGCGGGTCGCGTCTGGTATGCGCCGTGGTCGTCGGGTTCAGCCTATGGCCTGATGATTCAGGCAGGCGCGAAAATGACCCAGATGGAAAACCGTATCGTCCTGGCGCGATTCAAGGACGGTTACGGTCCGGTGGGAGCGTATTTTCTGCACCTCAAGACCTACACGCAGAACTGCAATGGCGAGGAGTACGAGTCGAAGTGGTTCCCGGCGCTGACTGAAATGGTCGGCAAGGAATACCTGGATACCGAAGGCCAGCACTTGTCTCACAAACCTATTCCGACCTGCCTGCGCAACCACGCATTCATCTCCGAGGTGAACGCCGGCCGCGGTCCTATCCACATGGTGACGATGGAGGCCTTCCAGGATCCGCACCTTGAGGAGATCGGCTGGCATAACTTCCTCGGCATGACCGTGGGTCAGGCCGTGCTGTGGGCGGCGACTGATGTCAATCCGAAGTATGAAAACCCGGAACTGACCACCTCCGAGCCGTATGTGATGGGCTCGCACGCGACCGGTTGCGGCGCCTGGTGCTCAGGCCCGGAGGACATTTCCCCTCCGGAGTACTACTGGGGCTACAACCGCATGACCACGGTGGAAGGCCTGTTCGGCGCGGGCGATGCCGTCGGCGGTACGCCGCACGCGTTTTCGTCGGGCTCTTTTACCGAAGGCCGTCTGGCCGCCAAGGCTGCATGCAAATACATCGACGACGGTAAGGCCGAGGGCATTCAGATTTCCGATGCGCAGATCCAGCGCCGTGGGGAAGAAATCTTCAAGCCGATGGAGCATTACAGGGTCAACCGCAACGAAATCACGGCGGGTAGCGTCAACCCGCACTACATCAACCCCAGACAGGGCCTGGACCGTCTGCAGAAATTGATGGACGAGTACTGTGCAGGGGCGACAGTCAACTATATGACCAACGACAAACTGCTGCAGATCGGCCTGAAAAAGCTCAAGATCATGGAAGAAGACCTTGAAAAGATCGCCGCCGAGGACATCCACGAGCTGTTGCGCGCCTGGGAACTGAAGCATCGCCACCTCACCTCCGAAGCGGTTATGCAACATACCCTGTTCCGCAAGGAAACCCGCTGGCCAGGTTACTACTACCGGGGGGACGCGATGAAGCTCGACGATGCAAACTGGCACGTGCTCACCGTATCGCGTCGGAATCCGGAGACCGGAGAATACACCATGGAAAAGGCCCCATGCTACCACTTGGTTGGCAAGAATGAGTGA
- a CDS encoding peptidylprolyl isomerase, whose translation MKAIIEANKYVELTYKVIDQKTCHVLTQVEFPLGYVHGVTEILSPRVMDALEGKSEGDVIEVHIDCNDIYGPRDEALVVIESIANVPAEYREVGTAILMENDNGQTKSFLVTRVDARTVTIDGNNPLCGREVIFKLEIVMVRDATDEEIQYGGKIEAAPDLSNCRAVPL comes from the coding sequence ATGAAAGCGATCATCGAAGCCAACAAATATGTCGAACTGACATACAAGGTTATCGACCAGAAAACATGCCATGTGCTAACGCAGGTCGAGTTTCCTCTTGGCTATGTCCATGGCGTCACTGAGATATTGTCGCCCCGGGTCATGGACGCGCTGGAAGGCAAATCCGAGGGCGATGTTATCGAGGTACACATAGACTGCAACGACATATATGGCCCCCGGGATGAAGCGCTTGTGGTTATCGAATCCATAGCGAACGTCCCAGCGGAATACCGTGAAGTCGGCACGGCTATTCTTATGGAAAATGACAACGGTCAAACCAAGAGTTTTCTTGTGACCAGAGTGGATGCCAGAACGGTGACGATTGACGGCAATAACCCGCTGTGCGGCCGGGAAGTGATTTTCAAGCTTGAGATAGTGATGGTACGTGATGCCACTGATGAGGAAATTCAGTACGGTGGCAAGATAGAAGCGGCCCCAGACCTGAGTAACTGTCGTGCCGTTCCGCTTTGA
- a CDS encoding chloride channel protein, translated as MDRSSPQPNDSSSRPPFNFSLRFWIIIVLTGIGTGIGAGVLMLILRTVQHACFSYHTGDFQSAVEQATALRRVVVVSLAGVVAAFGVWLLKHTPGGAAGGVNDAIWFRSGQLACVKTIAQAILSIVIVAMGASLGREGAPKQTGAAIASKLSQWAGLSSAETRLLVACGAGAGMAAVYNVPLGGALFALEVLLGSLALPLIPPALATSFIATAVSWLFLSAKPTYLIPTYAVTGTQIIWAIVFGPIAGLASVVFVRLIIRAERAKPHRGIAMALPVLVFIMLGLASIWFPQLLGNGKGVTQLTLVDQISLPLLAALVLLKPLATSACLGSGAPGGLFTPSLTFGALLGGTMGHLWSGFWPGATPGSYAVIGGAAILAACMQAPLAAIVLVLELTHHITTIMVPVLVAVAGASVTARIVDRRSVYSGSLHLKRQAAQDQSNDTVLWGRPLSKDFTTISISANYLEVLERLLANTNSPRPLYVLDGNAQLAGRILPARALHPQALPPVLVTGAAGDFIEPVQALSPLMSQAEVIARLDTEPSGELPVIDRKNGRFLGIVRRE; from the coding sequence ATGGACCGCTCTTCCCCTCAACCAAATGATTCGTCCAGCCGTCCGCCGTTCAACTTTTCATTGCGATTCTGGATCATTATCGTGTTGACCGGTATCGGCACGGGAATAGGGGCCGGTGTGCTGATGCTGATTCTGCGTACCGTGCAGCACGCTTGCTTTTCCTACCACACTGGCGATTTCCAGTCAGCCGTCGAACAAGCAACGGCCCTACGCCGAGTCGTAGTCGTGTCGCTAGCTGGAGTCGTAGCAGCCTTCGGCGTCTGGCTACTAAAACACACCCCAGGAGGGGCAGCCGGTGGGGTGAATGACGCCATCTGGTTTCGCTCCGGACAGTTGGCCTGCGTGAAGACGATCGCTCAAGCCATACTCTCGATTGTGATTGTCGCCATGGGGGCCTCTCTGGGCCGGGAAGGAGCACCGAAACAAACTGGGGCCGCCATTGCCAGCAAACTATCCCAATGGGCAGGCTTATCGTCTGCCGAAACGCGACTCCTCGTCGCGTGCGGAGCGGGAGCGGGTATGGCGGCTGTCTATAACGTGCCGCTCGGTGGCGCGCTGTTTGCGCTAGAGGTTCTGCTCGGTTCGCTGGCCCTGCCGCTTATCCCTCCCGCCCTGGCTACTTCCTTTATCGCCACCGCCGTATCCTGGCTGTTCCTTTCGGCTAAGCCGACCTACCTCATTCCAACCTATGCCGTCACTGGCACCCAAATCATTTGGGCTATCGTCTTCGGGCCCATTGCGGGACTGGCCTCGGTGGTTTTCGTGAGACTGATCATTCGCGCAGAGAGAGCGAAACCGCATCGCGGGATCGCCATGGCCCTCCCTGTCCTCGTGTTTATCATGCTAGGCTTAGCCTCCATCTGGTTCCCGCAGTTGCTCGGCAATGGCAAGGGTGTTACTCAACTGACCTTGGTCGACCAGATCAGCTTGCCGCTTCTGGCGGCCCTGGTACTGTTAAAACCGTTGGCCACATCCGCGTGCCTGGGAAGCGGCGCCCCAGGGGGATTGTTCACCCCAAGCTTAACATTTGGGGCTCTCCTCGGCGGTACAATGGGGCATCTCTGGTCAGGGTTTTGGCCCGGCGCCACACCTGGCAGTTACGCGGTCATCGGAGGTGCCGCAATTCTGGCCGCCTGCATGCAAGCCCCTCTAGCCGCTATCGTGCTGGTCTTGGAACTCACCCACCACATCACAACGATCATGGTGCCTGTCCTGGTTGCCGTCGCAGGCGCCTCTGTCACAGCGCGAATAGTCGACAGACGATCTGTCTACTCCGGCTCTCTCCATCTCAAACGGCAGGCCGCCCAAGATCAGTCGAACGACACGGTCCTATGGGGACGGCCCCTTTCTAAGGATTTTACAACCATATCGATCTCTGCCAATTACCTGGAAGTTTTAGAGCGCCTACTCGCCAACACAAACTCCCCGCGCCCACTCTATGTGCTAGACGGGAATGCCCAGCTGGCTGGTCGCATCCTGCCAGCCCGCGCCCTCCATCCACAAGCACTACCCCCTGTGCTAGTAACCGGCGCTGCAGGTGATTTCATAGAACCGGTTCAAGCGCTGAGCCCCCTCATGAGTCAAGCCGAAGTGATTGCGCGCCTGGATACTGAACCGAGTGGGGAATTACCCGTGATCGACCGGAAGAACGGCCGCTTCCTGGGGATCGTGAGACGTGAGTGA